The Clostridioides sp. ES-S-0010-02 genome window below encodes:
- a CDS encoding DNA translocase FtsK, whose protein sequence is MATKKKKKKKVNTLSFNAEYHNLITIFIGVFLLYSLNSNSMGWIPVIMQNLFKGLFGGLSIAIPFIVIITGLLGFFDGNEYIYRLRKTKLYYIIILFIFVFYGLLNAGTLPVDSPLKGNMFDDVMKLGVSGQGSGLIATTIAYYMSKIFGIAGGWLISIFALILSIMFIFNISIKDLVSNAKSKSKASKDSNLTFKDKISNMKKSAIDMITDEVDDTTVNKKPGFFKGLMSKGRDNEDEEDEYLEEENGDGVDDKTIKIVGFNKAEDEYLEILEGTQSMPELDVLKELQKATNENSVVETKPEKKVDISKSNLAVEKTQPISIVSESNNEDYSNYKKPGVELLNKVNKKSDENGKKKVLKNASLLEKTLSDFGVEAKINQVTVGPTITRYEIQPSPGVKVSKIVNLTDDIALSLAAKSIRIEAPIPGKSAIGIEVPNEEAQMVGVREVLESEEFNNFDSPLAMGLGKDVAGKIIIGDIGKMPHLLIAGSTGSGKSVCVNTLISSILYKANPDEVKLLLIDPKVVELANYNGIPHLLIPVVTDPKKAANALNWAVTEMNRRYKLFADAQVKDVTSYNEKSEEKLPKIVIIIDELADLMMASANDVEDYICRLAQMARAAGMHLIVATQRPSVDVITGVIKANIPSRIAFAVSSQTDSRTILDMGGAEKLLGKGDMLFYPLGAAKPVRLQGAFISESESERVIDFVKDQVKDGIKYEEDIIETISKVNTSKSSDEDEFLSEAIEFVVDSGQASASMLQRRFKIGFNRAARLIDSMEERGIIGASEGSKPRKVLISKQDLQNLEGE, encoded by the coding sequence ATGGCCACGAAAAAGAAGAAAAAAAAGAAGGTAAATACCTTAAGCTTTAATGCAGAATATCATAATTTGATAACCATATTTATAGGTGTATTTTTATTATATAGTTTAAATTCTAATTCTATGGGATGGATACCTGTGATAATGCAAAATCTCTTTAAAGGATTATTTGGAGGACTTTCCATAGCAATACCATTTATAGTAATTATAACAGGACTTCTAGGATTTTTTGATGGAAATGAATATATATATAGACTGAGAAAGACTAAATTATACTACATAATTATTTTATTTATTTTTGTATTTTATGGATTGTTAAATGCAGGAACTCTTCCTGTAGATAGCCCACTAAAAGGTAATATGTTTGATGATGTTATGAAATTGGGTGTAAGTGGACAAGGTAGTGGTTTAATAGCAACAACCATTGCGTATTATATGAGTAAAATATTTGGTATAGCAGGTGGATGGCTAATAAGTATATTTGCTCTTATACTTTCTATAATGTTTATATTTAATATTTCTATAAAAGACTTGGTATCAAATGCAAAGTCAAAATCTAAAGCATCAAAAGACAGTAATTTAACTTTTAAAGATAAAATTTCAAATATGAAAAAATCTGCAATAGATATGATAACTGATGAAGTGGATGATACTACTGTAAACAAGAAGCCTGGATTTTTTAAAGGGCTAATGTCAAAAGGTCGTGACAATGAAGATGAAGAAGATGAATATTTAGAAGAAGAAAATGGTGATGGTGTAGACGATAAAACTATTAAAATAGTTGGTTTTAACAAGGCAGAAGATGAATATTTAGAAATATTAGAAGGAACTCAAAGTATGCCAGAACTAGATGTTTTAAAAGAGTTACAGAAAGCTACAAATGAAAATTCAGTTGTAGAGACTAAACCAGAAAAGAAAGTTGATATAAGCAAATCTAATTTAGCTGTAGAAAAAACTCAACCAATAAGCATTGTATCAGAGTCAAATAATGAAGACTATTCAAATTATAAAAAACCTGGTGTTGAACTTTTAAATAAAGTAAATAAAAAATCTGATGAAAATGGCAAAAAGAAGGTTTTAAAAAATGCCTCTCTTTTAGAAAAGACACTTTCAGATTTTGGAGTGGAAGCAAAGATTAATCAAGTTACAGTTGGTCCGACTATAACAAGATATGAGATACAACCAAGTCCAGGGGTTAAAGTAAGTAAAATTGTAAACTTAACTGATGATATAGCTTTGAGTTTAGCAGCTAAAAGTATAAGAATTGAAGCACCAATCCCTGGGAAAAGTGCAATTGGAATAGAGGTTCCAAATGAGGAAGCTCAAATGGTTGGAGTAAGAGAAGTTCTAGAAAGTGAAGAGTTTAATAATTTTGATTCACCTCTTGCAATGGGACTTGGAAAAGATGTAGCAGGTAAAATTATAATTGGAGATATAGGTAAGATGCCACATTTACTTATAGCTGGTTCTACAGGTTCAGGGAAGAGTGTCTGTGTAAACACTTTGATAAGTAGTATATTATATAAGGCAAACCCTGATGAAGTAAAATTACTTTTAATAGACCCAAAGGTAGTTGAACTTGCAAATTATAATGGAATACCACATCTTCTGATACCTGTAGTTACAGACCCTAAAAAAGCTGCTAATGCTTTAAACTGGGCAGTGACAGAAATGAATAGAAGATATAAATTATTTGCAGATGCTCAAGTAAAAGATGTAACAAGTTATAATGAAAAATCAGAGGAAAAATTACCTAAAATAGTAATAATAATAGATGAGTTAGCAGATTTAATGATGGCAAGCGCAAATGATGTAGAGGATTATATTTGTAGACTAGCTCAGATGGCCAGAGCTGCTGGAATGCACTTGATTGTAGCTACACAAAGACCATCTGTTGATGTCATAACGGGTGTTATAAAAGCTAATATACCATCTAGAATAGCATTTGCAGTGTCATCTCAAACTGATTCAAGAACAATACTTGATATGGGTGGAGCAGAGAAACTTTTAGGTAAAGGTGATATGCTATTTTACCCACTTGGAGCGGCAAAACCAGTTAGACTTCAAGGTGCATTTATATCAGAAAGTGAGTCAGAAAGAGTAATTGATTTTGTAAAAGACCAAGTTAAGGATGGAATAAAGTATGAGGAAGATATAATTGAAACTATATCTAAAGTTAACACATCAAAATCTAGTGATGAGGATGAATTTTTAAGTGAGGCAATAGAATTTGTTGTAGATAGTGGTCAAGCATCTGCTTCTATGTTGCAAAGAAGATTTAAAATAGGATTTAATAGAGCGGCTAGACTTATTGACTCTATGGAAGAAAGAGGTATAATTGGAGCTAGCGAGGGAAGCAAACCGAGAAAGGTACTAATAAGCAAACAAGATTTGCAGAATTTAGAAGGTGAATAG
- a CDS encoding ATP-dependent Clp protease proteolytic subunit, producing MKDYKDDNETFDKDNCRRDSSCEERECIKQFGTSEMPPQPPKDTQCITIIGEIEGHFIGNPQKKATKYEHIIPMLYSIEESNDVKGVLVVLNTVGGDIEAGLAIAELLNSTSKKVVTLVLGGSHSIGVPLATAGDYSFIAPTATMIIHPVRTTGLVIGINETFEYFKKMQERIIQFIIRTSNIERDILDKLMHEKDELISDVGSVLIGKEAVDYGLIDEVGGLKDAIKKLKELIKESEEEKNND from the coding sequence ATGAAAGATTATAAAGATGATAATGAAACATTTGATAAAGATAATTGTAGAAGAGATTCTAGCTGTGAGGAAAGAGAATGTATAAAACAATTTGGCACTAGTGAGATGCCTCCTCAGCCTCCTAAAGATACCCAATGTATAACTATAATTGGAGAAATTGAAGGTCATTTTATAGGAAATCCTCAGAAAAAAGCTACGAAGTATGAACATATAATTCCAATGCTTTATTCAATTGAAGAAAGTAATGATGTTAAAGGAGTACTAGTTGTTTTAAATACTGTTGGAGGAGATATTGAGGCAGGTCTAGCTATTGCAGAACTTTTAAATAGTACATCCAAAAAAGTAGTTACTCTTGTATTAGGGGGAAGTCATAGTATAGGTGTTCCTCTTGCTACTGCTGGTGATTACTCATTTATAGCTCCAACTGCAACAATGATTATACATCCTGTAAGAACAACTGGACTTGTAATAGGTATAAATGAAACTTTCGAGTATTTTAAAAAGATGCAAGAGAGAATAATTCAATTTATCATAAGAACATCTAATATCGAAAGAGATATACTTGATAAACTTATGCATGAGAAAGATGAGCTTATAAGTGATGTGGGTAGTGTTCTAATAGGAAAAGAAGCTGTAGATTATGGGCTTATAGATGAAGTTGGTGGATTAAAAGATGCTATTAAAAAATTAAAAGAGCTTATAAAAGAGTCAGAAGAAGAAAAAAATAATGATTAA
- the dapG gene encoding aspartate kinase yields MSILVQKFGGTSVESYEKMNEVCKIVKAYRDNDEELQLVLVVSAMGRKGAPYATDTLINLCNSVNDEPNKRELDLIMSCGEIISGTVLANLLNAKGIESVFFTGQQAGIITSDEYSNAKIKYINPKKVKRALDDGKVVVIAGFQGVTDDGEVTTLGRGGSDTSAVAIGKSLECETVEIYTDVDGIMTADPRVEPNAKVLSFIDYEEVFQMADKGAKVIHPRAVQLAKSGNITLAIKNTMNPTFEGTKIGSLCKHLEQNIEYEQEKDLKVAVANKDSVAQVKIKSAEEVFTEVLNEIEKKLINIDMINFFISEKAFVIEDADIKELKEILDKFELDYEVNRDCAKVTLICSRIADEMSGIMSKVVRGLSKAGVSLLQTSDSNMTISCLVSEEDMHTAVHAIHQQFYVK; encoded by the coding sequence ATGAGTATTTTAGTGCAAAAGTTTGGTGGGACATCAGTAGAATCATATGAAAAAATGAATGAAGTATGTAAAATAGTAAAAGCATACAGAGATAATGATGAAGAGTTACAATTAGTATTAGTAGTTTCAGCAATGGGTAGAAAGGGAGCTCCATATGCCACAGATACACTTATAAATCTATGTAATTCAGTAAATGACGAACCAAATAAAAGAGAACTTGATTTAATAATGTCTTGTGGTGAAATAATATCAGGGACAGTTCTTGCTAATTTATTAAATGCAAAAGGTATAGAATCTGTTTTCTTTACTGGTCAACAAGCAGGTATAATTACAAGTGATGAGTATTCTAATGCAAAAATAAAATATATAAACCCTAAAAAGGTAAAAAGAGCATTAGATGATGGTAAAGTTGTTGTTATAGCTGGATTTCAAGGTGTAACAGATGATGGTGAAGTAACGACTCTTGGAAGAGGTGGAAGTGATACATCAGCAGTTGCTATTGGTAAATCTTTAGAATGTGAGACAGTTGAAATTTACACTGATGTAGATGGTATAATGACTGCAGACCCTAGAGTAGAACCAAATGCTAAAGTATTGAGTTTTATAGATTATGAAGAAGTATTTCAAATGGCAGATAAAGGAGCTAAGGTAATACATCCAAGAGCAGTACAGTTGGCTAAAAGTGGAAATATAACTCTAGCAATAAAAAATACAATGAATCCAACTTTTGAAGGTACAAAAATAGGTTCTTTATGTAAGCATTTAGAACAAAATATAGAATATGAACAAGAAAAAGACCTTAAAGTTGCTGTTGCAAATAAAGATAGTGTTGCTCAAGTTAAGATTAAATCAGCAGAAGAAGTGTTTACAGAAGTATTAAATGAAATAGAAAAGAAACTTATAAATATAGATATGATAAATTTCTTTATATCAGAAAAAGCCTTTGTTATTGAAGATGCTGATATAAAAGAATTAAAAGAAATACTAGATAAATTTGAATTAGATTATGAAGTAAATAGAGATTGTGCTAAAGTAACATTGATATGTTCAAGAATAGCTGATGAAATGTCTGGTATCATGTCAAAAGTAGTTAGAGGGTTATCAAAAGCAGGAGTATCTCTTTTACAAACATCAGATTCAAATATGACTATATCTTGTTTAGTTAGTGAAGAAGATATGCATACAGCAGTACATGCAATACACCAACAATTTTATGTAAAATAA
- a CDS encoding YlmC/YmxH family sporulation protein, which yields MNLSEIAGKEIVNLVTGERLGVIGECDLILDETTGGILALLIPKEKGFFARRKDKSFLEVPWRNVKKIGNDMIIIEYEGYI from the coding sequence ATGAATTTATCTGAAATAGCAGGTAAGGAAATAGTTAACTTAGTCACAGGAGAAAGATTAGGAGTTATTGGAGAGTGTGACCTTATACTAGATGAAACTACAGGCGGGATATTGGCGCTTTTAATTCCAAAAGAAAAAGGCTTTTTTGCCAGAAGAAAAGATAAGTCATTTTTAGAAGTTCCATGGAGAAATGTAAAAAAAATAGGCAATGATATGATAATTATAGAATATGAGGGATATATTTAG
- a CDS encoding insulinase family protein, whose protein sequence is MYKTKILENGLTIIGEEIPYLKSITLGIWINAGSRIEEEEVSGTSHFIEHMMFKGTKNRTSKEIASTIDNLGGQINAFTSKECTCYYVKLIDEHIDTGIDVLSDMILNSRFDKNDIDKERLIILEELKMYEDSPDDLSYDLLVENIYANDGLGMNIIGTKDSLYNITKESMLEYLNKYYIPNNAVISIVGNFDFDDMVDKLKSKFGNWKKRNLNIDVTEATFNPCFISKNKDTEQVNLAMCLKGIPFENDDEVYSMAVVNNIFGGSISSRLFQKIREEKGLVYSIYSSQTLYRKCGELGIFASMSTENLQDVYNLIKEEIENIRKNYLTEKEIFESKEQLKGNYILDLESTSSRMMSTGKSMLLSKKVKTTDEILECINNVDINSVKKVVDKVFNIENIGTCIVGRDVEDILHLD, encoded by the coding sequence ATGTATAAGACAAAAATACTGGAAAATGGGCTTACAATAATTGGTGAAGAAATACCATATCTAAAGTCAATAACATTAGGTATTTGGATAAATGCAGGGTCTAGAATAGAAGAAGAAGAGGTAAGTGGAACTTCTCATTTTATAGAACATATGATGTTTAAAGGAACCAAAAATAGAACCTCAAAAGAGATTGCTAGCACAATTGACAATTTAGGTGGGCAAATCAATGCATTTACAAGTAAAGAATGTACATGTTATTATGTAAAATTAATAGATGAGCATATAGATACAGGAATAGATGTATTAAGTGATATGATACTAAATTCTAGATTTGATAAAAATGATATAGATAAGGAAAGACTTATAATACTGGAGGAACTTAAGATGTATGAAGATTCTCCAGACGATTTATCTTATGATTTATTAGTCGAAAATATATATGCTAATGATGGTTTAGGGATGAATATAATTGGGACAAAAGATTCTCTATACAATATAACTAAGGAATCTATGTTAGAGTACTTAAACAAATATTATATTCCAAATAATGCAGTCATTTCTATAGTTGGAAACTTTGACTTTGATGATATGGTAGATAAACTTAAATCTAAATTTGGAAACTGGAAAAAGAGAAATTTAAATATAGACGTAACTGAGGCTACGTTTAATCCTTGTTTTATATCAAAAAATAAAGATACTGAACAGGTAAATTTGGCTATGTGTTTAAAAGGTATTCCATTTGAAAATGATGATGAAGTTTATTCAATGGCAGTGGTAAACAATATTTTTGGTGGAAGTATAAGCTCAAGACTTTTTCAGAAGATAAGGGAGGAAAAAGGGTTAGTATATTCAATATATTCATCACAAACACTATACAGAAAATGTGGTGAATTGGGTATATTTGCAAGTATGAGTACAGAAAATTTACAAGATGTTTATAATTTAATAAAAGAAGAAATTGAAAATATAAGAAAAAATTATCTTACAGAAAAAGAAATATTTGAAAGTAAGGAGCAACTAAAAGGTAATTATATATTGGATTTAGAAAGTACTAGCAGTAGAATGATGTCTACTGGTAAATCTATGTTATTGAGTAAAAAAGTAAAAACTACAGATGAAATACTTGAATGTATAAATAATGTTGATATTAATTCAGTAAAAAAAGTTGTTGATAAGGTATTCAATATAGAAAATATTGGTACATGTATAGTGGGAAGAGATGTAGAAGATATTCTGCACTTGGATTAA
- a CDS encoding polysaccharide deacetylase family protein, whose translation MIMMVLNKSKLKKIIILILVILLGLSGGVMVLKLFNNKPVFNLFNGVDLPYERGTKDKSGYVALTCNVDLGWETEYIESILETLKKENVKITFNVTGKWAEKNKDELLKIKKQGHEIGNHGYKHLDYSTLSYEDNYKQIETSKKIIEEIINEKTKFFQAPAGSFGAETVKAAKELGYTSIKWDADTIDWKYKDQPEVIIDRMKKKDIKDSSIILMHPTDATTKCIDDIIAIVREKGLKPGKLSDVFK comes from the coding sequence ATGATAATGATGGTACTTAATAAGAGTAAGCTCAAAAAAATTATAATACTAATTTTAGTGATATTATTAGGATTGTCAGGAGGGGTAATGGTATTAAAATTGTTTAACAATAAGCCCGTTTTCAACTTATTTAATGGAGTAGATTTACCATATGAGAGAGGCACAAAAGATAAAAGTGGCTACGTTGCATTAACATGCAACGTAGACCTTGGATGGGAAACAGAGTACATAGAATCTATTTTAGAAACTCTCAAAAAAGAGAATGTAAAAATTACTTTTAATGTAACTGGGAAGTGGGCAGAAAAAAACAAAGATGAATTATTGAAGATAAAGAAACAAGGACATGAAATAGGAAATCATGGATACAAACACTTAGATTATTCGACACTATCATATGAAGATAACTACAAACAAATAGAAACCTCTAAAAAGATAATTGAAGAAATTATAAATGAAAAGACTAAGTTTTTTCAAGCTCCAGCAGGTTCTTTTGGAGCAGAAACCGTGAAGGCAGCTAAAGAATTAGGATATACTTCAATTAAATGGGATGCTGATACTATAGACTGGAAATATAAAGATCAACCAGAAGTAATTATAGATAGAATGAAGAAAAAAGATATTAAAGATAGTAGTATAATCTTAATGCATCCAACTGATGCAACGACAAAATGTATTGATGATATTATAGCAATTGTAAGAGAAAAAGGATTAAAACCAGGTAAACTTAGTGATGTATTTAAGTAG
- a CDS encoding multidrug efflux MFS transporter: MNLNKQSRNMIFAVLLIGSIVGSLLQTSLTTALPVMMGDLNISATTAQWLTSAYTLAMGIMVPATAFLIRRFPTKPLFISAMSLFAVGLLLSASASSFTPLLFGRILQAMGNGVLLSMTQVIILTIYPAEQMGSIMGIYGLAAGAAPIFAPTLAGIVIDIFNWQAIFWFSLVISIIDIIIASRVLQNVIETKKQSFDTFSMILCAVGFSGLLLGLGNIGTTEFFSINIALPLFVGIVSIIVFSLRQIHSKEPFLELRILKNKSYRLAVIISMLLYVVMMAGSTLIPIYIQTVRGFSATKCGLIMMPGSLVMALISPFAGRFYDRFGIRKLVVCGSIFLAISCLGVSFVGEDTSVLYISAFYIIRLIAIGLIMMPIVTWGMSVLGEKNIAHGTALLTSLRTIAGAIGSAVFVAVMTTATVTSRGMTNATANVFGMDVAFICISIVAVVQLLVAFFFIERKSLKKSTN, translated from the coding sequence ATGAATTTAAATAAGCAATCTAGAAATATGATTTTTGCTGTACTATTGATTGGATCTATAGTTGGCTCATTACTTCAGACATCTCTTACTACTGCATTGCCAGTTATGATGGGGGATTTAAATATATCAGCCACAACAGCTCAATGGCTTACTAGTGCATATACGCTTGCTATGGGAATTATGGTTCCTGCCACTGCATTTTTGATTAGGAGATTTCCAACAAAACCACTTTTCATTAGTGCTATGAGTCTTTTTGCTGTAGGATTGTTGCTTTCTGCTAGTGCATCTTCATTTACACCCCTTTTGTTTGGGCGTATATTGCAAGCAATGGGGAATGGAGTGTTGCTATCCATGACACAAGTAATAATTTTAACAATTTATCCTGCAGAGCAAATGGGCTCTATAATGGGTATATATGGTTTGGCTGCTGGTGCTGCTCCAATATTTGCTCCAACTCTAGCAGGAATTGTCATTGATATTTTTAATTGGCAAGCTATTTTTTGGTTTTCTTTAGTTATAAGTATTATTGATATTATTATAGCATCTAGAGTGTTACAAAATGTAATAGAGACAAAAAAACAATCATTTGATACGTTTTCTATGATTTTATGTGCAGTAGGATTTAGTGGTCTTTTACTTGGGCTTGGGAATATTGGGACAACTGAGTTTTTTAGTATAAATATTGCTTTACCATTATTTGTAGGGATAGTATCAATTATAGTATTTTCTTTACGTCAGATTCACTCAAAAGAGCCATTTCTAGAACTTCGTATTCTTAAAAATAAAAGTTATAGACTTGCTGTAATTATAAGTATGCTTTTATATGTTGTAATGATGGCAGGTTCCACTTTAATTCCAATATATATCCAGACAGTAAGAGGATTTTCAGCAACTAAGTGTGGTCTCATTATGATGCCAGGTTCTCTTGTAATGGCACTTATAAGTCCTTTTGCAGGTAGATTTTATGATAGGTTTGGAATACGAAAGCTAGTTGTATGTGGAAGTATATTCTTGGCAATAAGTTGTCTTGGTGTATCTTTTGTAGGAGAAGATACTTCAGTATTGTATATCTCTGCTTTTTATATTATACGTCTGATAGCTATTGGATTAATTATGATGCCTATTGTTACCTGGGGAATGAGTGTGCTTGGTGAAAAAAATATTGCTCACGGAACAGCATTACTTACTTCATTGCGTACAATAGCTGGTGCTATTGGCTCAGCAGTTTTTGTTGCAGTAATGACAACTGCTACAGTAACATCACGAGGTATGACAAATGCTACAGCAAATGTATTTGGAATGGATGTTGCATTTATTTGTATTTCAATTGTTGCAGTAGTTCAGCTTTTAGTGGCTTTCTTTTTTATAGAAAGAAAAAGTTTAAAGAAATCAACAAACTAA
- a CDS encoding MarR family transcriptional regulator — MDYMKLALELGKVKTLMVKIPHKDKIADIQSGEKFVLGYLSKNNKKVNPKEISSTMNVSTARMSAILNQLESKEMIERCVDPQNGRQTLVQLMPKGIQQQKINEKEFLEYTVEFLKALGPEDAIAYIRIQKKIIKFFEDKK; from the coding sequence GTGGACTATATGAAATTAGCACTTGAACTTGGAAAGGTTAAGACGTTGATGGTAAAAATACCGCATAAAGATAAAATTGCAGATATACAAAGTGGTGAAAAATTTGTATTGGGTTATTTATCTAAAAATAATAAAAAAGTAAATCCAAAAGAAATAAGTAGTACTATGAATGTTAGTACTGCTAGAATGTCTGCTATTCTTAATCAATTAGAATCAAAGGAAATGATTGAACGCTGTGTTGACCCACAAAATGGTAGACAGACACTAGTTCAATTAATGCCTAAGGGAATACAACAGCAGAAAATAAATGAAAAAGAATTTTTAGAGTATACAGTTGAATTTTTAAAAGCACTAGGTCCAGAAGATGCTATTGCTTACATACGTATTCAAAAAAAGATTATAAAGTTTTTTGAAGATAAAAAATAG
- the pnp gene encoding polyribonucleotide nucleotidyltransferase: MFEHKIFKMDFAGRELSVEIGKICEMTNGSCIVRYSDSMVMVNTTKSAKPRDGIDFFPLSVDYEEKLYSVGKIPGGFLKREGKPSEKAILTSRLIDRPIRPLFPKGFRNDVQVVATVLSVDQDCTPDIVAMIGSSIALSISDIPFNGPTGSVCVGLVDGAFVVNPNAEQREKSSMHLVVSGTKEAIMMVEAGADEVPDDIMLDAILFAHQEIKKVVEFIDGIVAEVGKEKIVVELYHAGEEITQLVREFATAKMKDAVQTFEKLERMEKMDRVKEETLAHFEETIENFEELIGDIEEVLQDIIKEEVRKLIVHENVRPDNRKLEEIRPIWCETGMIPRAHGSAIFTRGQTQVLNVATLGALGDVQKLDGLDEEENKRYMHHYNFPSYSVGEARPSRGPGRREIGHGALAERALLPVIPSQEDFPYAIRLVSEVLSSNGSTSQASVCGSTLSLLDAGVPIRDMVAGIAMGLIKHDGKVAVLSDIQGMEDHLGDMDFKVAGTEHGITAIQMDIKIDGIDKEVLQRALKQAKEGRIHILGEMRKTISQPKPELSPYAPKIVKMQINPDKIKDVIGPGGKIITKIIDETGVKIDIEQTGEVFISGIEIDMINRAQELINNIVIEPEVGKTYKGKVSRIMNFGAFIEILPGKEGLLHISHIAHERVAKVEDVLNIGDEVEVKVTEIDEKGRVNLSRKVLLPKPEHKNK, from the coding sequence ATGTTTGAACATAAAATATTTAAAATGGATTTCGCAGGGAGAGAACTTTCTGTAGAAATAGGAAAAATTTGTGAAATGACTAACGGTAGCTGTATAGTTAGATATAGCGACAGTATGGTAATGGTAAATACAACTAAATCAGCTAAGCCTAGAGACGGAATAGACTTTTTCCCTTTAAGTGTAGATTATGAAGAAAAATTATACTCTGTAGGTAAAATACCTGGAGGTTTTTTAAAGAGAGAAGGTAAGCCTTCAGAAAAAGCGATACTTACATCAAGATTGATAGATAGACCAATAAGACCATTATTTCCAAAAGGATTTAGAAATGATGTTCAGGTAGTTGCAACAGTTTTATCAGTAGATCAAGATTGCACACCAGATATAGTAGCAATGATAGGTTCATCTATAGCACTTTCTATATCAGATATACCATTTAATGGTCCAACAGGTTCAGTATGTGTTGGTCTTGTAGATGGTGCATTTGTTGTAAATCCAAATGCAGAGCAAAGAGAGAAAAGTTCAATGCATCTAGTTGTTTCAGGTACAAAAGAAGCAATAATGATGGTTGAAGCTGGAGCAGATGAAGTTCCAGATGATATAATGCTTGATGCTATTTTATTCGCTCATCAAGAAATAAAAAAAGTGGTTGAATTTATAGATGGTATAGTTGCAGAAGTTGGAAAAGAAAAAATTGTTGTTGAATTATACCATGCAGGAGAAGAAATAACTCAATTGGTTCGTGAATTTGCAACTGCTAAGATGAAGGACGCAGTTCAAACTTTTGAAAAACTAGAAAGAATGGAAAAGATGGATAGAGTTAAAGAAGAAACTCTAGCTCATTTTGAAGAAACTATTGAAAATTTTGAAGAACTTATTGGTGATATAGAGGAAGTATTACAAGATATAATAAAAGAAGAAGTAAGAAAACTTATAGTGCATGAAAATGTAAGACCAGATAATAGAAAATTAGAAGAAATCAGACCTATATGGTGTGAAACTGGTATGATACCTAGAGCTCATGGTTCAGCTATATTTACTAGAGGACAAACTCAAGTACTTAATGTAGCTACTTTAGGTGCTTTAGGAGATGTTCAAAAGTTAGATGGATTAGATGAAGAAGAAAACAAGAGATATATGCATCACTACAATTTCCCATCATATAGTGTTGGAGAAGCTAGACCATCAAGAGGTCCAGGTAGAAGAGAAATAGGGCATGGTGCTTTAGCTGAGAGAGCTTTACTACCAGTGATACCATCTCAAGAAGACTTCCCTTATGCTATTAGATTAGTTTCTGAAGTATTGAGTTCAAATGGTTCTACATCTCAAGCGAGTGTATGTGGCTCAACATTATCTCTGCTTGATGCAGGTGTACCTATAAGAGACATGGTTGCAGGTATAGCAATGGGACTTATAAAGCATGATGGTAAAGTAGCAGTGCTTTCAGATATACAAGGTATGGAAGACCACTTAGGAGACATGGACTTTAAAGTGGCTGGAACAGAGCATGGTATAACTGCGATACAAATGGATATAAAAATAGATGGTATAGATAAAGAAGTTCTACAACGTGCTTTAAAACAAGCTAAGGAAGGTAGAATCCATATACTAGGAGAAATGAGAAAAACTATATCTCAACCAAAACCAGAGCTTTCACCATATGCACCTAAGATTGTTAAAATGCAAATAAATCCTGACAAAATAAAAGATGTAATAGGACCTGGTGGAAAAATAATAACTAAGATAATAGATGAAACTGGAGTTAAGATAGATATTGAACAAACTGGAGAAGTATTCATATCAGGTATTGAAATTGATATGATTAATAGAGCTCAAGAACTTATAAATAATATAGTTATTGAACCAGAAGTAGGAAAAACTTATAAAGGTAAAGTAAGTAGAATAATGAATTTTGGAGCATTTATTGAAATACTTCCAGGAAAAGAAGGATTACTTCATATATCTCATATAGCTCATGAAAGAGTTGCTAAGGTTGAAGATGTATTAAATATAGGAGATGAAGTTGAAGTTAAAGTTACAGAAATAGATGAAAAAGGAAGAGTTAACTTATCCAGAAAAGTTCTTTTACCAAAACCAGAGCATAAAAATAAATAA